In a genomic window of Croceibacterium sp. TMG7-5b_MA50:
- a CDS encoding IlvD/Edd family dehydratase — translation MLDKTTRQLRSRAWFHNSDNVDMTALYLERYLNYGLSLEELRSGKPIIGIAQTGSDLSPCNRHHLVLAERIREGIREAGGIAMEFPVHPIQETGKRPTAGLDRNLAYIGLVEVLYGYPLDGVVLTTGCDKTTPACLMAAGTVNIPAISLSVGPMLNGNYKGQRTGSGTIVWKARELLATGEIDEVGFIRLVASSAPSTGFCNTMGTASTMNSLAEALGMSLPGSAAIPAPYRDRQESAYLTGKRIVEMVAEDLKPSDIMTREAFLNAIVVNSAIGGSTNAPIHLAAIARHVGVELPIDDWQEHGHKVPLLVNLQPAGEYLGEDYYRAGGVPAVVAQLMGQGLIHEGAMTVNGRTMGDNCRGAVIEDEDVIRPFDRPLKEEAGFMVLHGNLFDSALMKTSVISPEFRERYLSDPTDPEAFEGPVVVFDGPEDYHHRIDDPDTGIDASTILVIRGAGPVGYPGAAEVVNMRPPAHLIKEGVHALPCLGDGRQSGTSGSPSILNASPEAAAGGTLAVLRTGDRVRIDLKQGRTDVLLSADELSERHAALQAAGGYAYPASQTPWQAIQRQSVGQLETGAILEGTERFQRVAETFGIPRDSH, via the coding sequence ATGCTAGACAAGACAACGCGCCAGCTCCGCTCGCGCGCCTGGTTCCACAATTCCGACAATGTCGACATGACGGCGCTCTATCTGGAGCGTTACCTGAACTACGGCCTATCGCTGGAAGAGCTGCGGTCGGGCAAGCCGATCATCGGGATCGCCCAGACCGGCAGCGATCTCAGCCCCTGCAATCGACACCACCTGGTGCTGGCCGAACGCATCCGCGAGGGCATCCGCGAGGCGGGCGGGATTGCGATGGAGTTCCCGGTCCATCCGATCCAGGAAACTGGCAAGCGCCCGACCGCCGGGCTGGACCGGAACCTGGCATATATAGGCCTGGTGGAGGTGCTGTACGGCTATCCGCTCGACGGCGTGGTCCTGACCACCGGCTGCGACAAGACTACGCCTGCCTGTCTGATGGCGGCAGGCACGGTGAATATCCCCGCAATTTCCCTGTCCGTTGGCCCTATGCTGAACGGCAATTACAAGGGCCAGCGGACCGGGTCGGGCACGATCGTGTGGAAGGCGCGCGAACTGCTCGCCACGGGCGAGATCGACGAGGTCGGCTTTATCCGCCTGGTCGCCTCCTCCGCACCGTCGACCGGCTTCTGCAACACGATGGGCACCGCCAGCACGATGAACTCGCTGGCGGAGGCGCTGGGCATGTCGCTCCCCGGCTCCGCCGCGATTCCGGCGCCCTATCGTGACCGCCAGGAATCCGCCTACCTTACCGGCAAGCGCATCGTGGAGATGGTGGCGGAAGACCTGAAGCCATCCGACATCATGACGCGCGAGGCGTTCCTGAACGCTATCGTCGTCAACTCGGCGATCGGCGGTTCGACCAACGCGCCGATCCACCTTGCTGCCATCGCCCGCCATGTCGGCGTGGAGCTGCCGATCGACGATTGGCAGGAGCATGGCCATAAGGTGCCGCTGCTGGTTAACCTGCAGCCTGCCGGCGAGTATCTGGGCGAGGATTACTATCGCGCAGGCGGCGTTCCCGCCGTTGTCGCGCAACTGATGGGCCAAGGTCTGATCCACGAAGGTGCTATGACCGTGAACGGCCGCACCATGGGCGACAATTGCCGTGGCGCCGTGATCGAGGACGAGGACGTGATCCGTCCCTTCGACCGCCCGCTGAAGGAGGAGGCCGGCTTCATGGTCCTGCACGGCAACCTGTTCGATTCCGCGCTGATGAAGACCAGCGTGATCTCGCCCGAGTTCCGTGAGCGCTACCTATCCGATCCGACCGATCCGGAGGCGTTCGAAGGGCCGGTAGTCGTGTTCGACGGGCCGGAGGATTACCACCACCGAATCGACGATCCCGATACCGGCATTGATGCCAGCACTATCCTGGTGATCCGCGGCGCCGGGCCCGTGGGCTATCCCGGAGCGGCGGAAGTGGTTAACATGCGTCCGCCCGCCCATCTCATCAAGGAAGGCGTCCACGCACTGCCGTGCCTGGGTGACGGGCGCCAGTCGGGCACCAGCGGCAGCCCGTCGATCCTGAACGCCAGCCCTGAGGCCGCCGCCGGCGGCACGCTGGCAGTGCTGCGGACGGGCGACCGGGTGCGCATCGACCTGAAGCAAGGCCGCACGGACGTGCTGCTGTCTGCAGATGAACTGTCGGAACGCCACGCCGCGCTGCAGGCTGCGGGCGGCTATGCCTATCCTGCATCGCAGACGCCGTGGCAGGCGATTCAGCGCCAAAGCGTGGGCCAGCTCGAAACCGGCGCGATCTTGGAGGGTACCGAGCGGTTCCAGCGGGTCGCCGAAACCTTTGGCATCCCGCGCGACAGCCACTGA
- a CDS encoding CheR family methyltransferase: protein MDAALMDTGDRLRAIELDLLVEAIWRHYQYDFRSYARQSLERRVDRACAHFGLSSLSQLQDRVLHDPSVFTALLSFLTIQVSEMFRDPTYFAALRRDVVPHLRTWPSLKVWIAGVANGEEFYSLAILFREEGLEDRTLFYCTDISRAALARAEAGIFATDRLAGFSANYQAAGGKGSLADYYTAGTGSARFDPTLRRRAVFADHNLASDEVFSEVQLISSRNVLIYFDRALQDRALDLFARSLGRGGFLGLGAKETLHLSSRAALFSDFARDDKIFRRTALEPASVPPRDVIA, encoded by the coding sequence ATGGATGCCGCGCTGATGGACACCGGCGATCGGCTGCGGGCGATCGAGCTCGACCTGCTGGTCGAGGCGATCTGGCGCCATTACCAGTATGATTTCCGATCTTATGCCCGTCAGTCGCTGGAGCGACGGGTGGACCGGGCCTGCGCGCATTTTGGATTGTCCAGCCTGTCGCAGTTGCAGGACCGAGTGCTGCACGATCCGTCCGTCTTTACCGCGCTGCTGTCGTTCCTGACCATTCAGGTCAGCGAGATGTTCCGTGACCCGACCTACTTCGCGGCGCTGCGGCGCGATGTCGTGCCGCATCTGCGCACCTGGCCGTCGCTGAAGGTGTGGATCGCCGGCGTTGCCAATGGGGAGGAGTTCTATTCCCTGGCCATCCTGTTTCGGGAAGAGGGTCTGGAGGACAGGACGCTGTTCTATTGCACCGACATCAGCCGGGCGGCGCTGGCGCGGGCAGAAGCGGGCATTTTCGCCACCGACCGGCTCGCCGGCTTTTCCGCGAACTATCAGGCGGCCGGCGGCAAGGGGTCGCTGGCCGACTACTATACCGCCGGGACGGGATCCGCGCGCTTCGACCCGACGCTGCGCCGCCGGGCGGTATTCGCCGACCACAATCTGGCGAGCGACGAAGTCTTTTCGGAAGTGCAGCTGATTTCCAGCCGGAACGTGCTGATCTATTTCGACCGCGCCCTGCAGGACCGGGCGCTGGACCTGTTCGCCCGGTCGCTTGGGCGCGGCGGTTTTCTGGGACTGGGGGCGAAAGAGACGCTGCACCTCTCCTCCCGCGCGGCGCTCTTCAGCGACTTCGCTCGCGACGACAAGATTTTCCGGCGCACTGCGCTGGAGCCGGCCAGCGTGCCGCCAAGGGATGTGATTGCATGA
- a CDS encoding response regulator yields the protein MTPEPIRILAVDDVAANLTALEAALDLPGVELVRAGGAIEALEQLLHGDFALALLDVQMPEMDGFELAELMRGTERTRGIPIIFLTAVATDERRRFQGFEAGGVDYLLKPLDLTILRSKVAVFVELARQRHELARQRDELGAALGRLRAHGNNSPLAVIELNADGRIITWAEGARRLFGLEARTMLGTRIADAPFLLPDMREGFLSAMADLLAVGDRREMQCHRFAHADGNVREGEWYCSSLSGQAGPARTLMLQVQDVTERHRAQETQRLLVGELNHRVKNTLATVQAMAGLSLKRARSLEQFEANFTGRLQSLARAHALLSATTWSSASLHRLISDQLAIGTVPDDRLRLSGPDIHLPPETALRFALVLHELATNAHKYGALSGSSGQVEVICEVLAGTLQFRWHESGGPMIEALDRRGFGFELITGSLRPSGGKADVEVRQDGLTWHIALPMEALTQATGEVEPHVPTGCAAIAAALQPVGAIGPGSHILIVEDEPLVAMELALELEEQGFVTVGPATSCDQALAMIAAEPLAAVLLDGNLNGEPVIAVAEALVERGTPFAFVTGYSLDQFPATFHDRPILSKPFTPADLRRTLALLNGVEAEVTA from the coding sequence ATGACGCCAGAACCGATCCGCATCCTGGCGGTGGACGACGTTGCCGCCAATCTGACCGCGCTGGAGGCGGCGCTGGATTTGCCCGGCGTGGAACTGGTGCGCGCGGGCGGTGCGATCGAGGCGCTGGAGCAACTGCTGCACGGCGATTTCGCGCTGGCGCTGCTCGACGTGCAGATGCCGGAGATGGATGGGTTCGAGCTAGCCGAGTTGATGCGCGGGACGGAGCGGACGCGCGGCATCCCGATCATCTTCCTGACCGCCGTTGCCACTGACGAACGCCGCCGGTTCCAGGGATTCGAGGCCGGCGGGGTCGACTACCTGCTGAAGCCGCTCGACCTTACCATTCTGCGCAGCAAGGTGGCGGTGTTCGTGGAACTGGCCCGCCAACGCCATGAACTCGCGCGACAGCGTGATGAACTCGGCGCAGCGCTGGGTCGACTACGGGCGCATGGCAATAATTCGCCGCTCGCGGTGATCGAGTTGAACGCGGATGGACGGATCATCACCTGGGCCGAAGGCGCTCGGCGGCTATTCGGGCTGGAAGCGCGCACCATGCTGGGCACGCGCATTGCCGACGCGCCTTTTCTGTTGCCCGACATGCGCGAAGGCTTCCTGTCCGCCATGGCCGATCTGCTGGCGGTCGGGGACCGGCGGGAAATGCAATGCCATCGCTTCGCCCATGCCGATGGCAATGTACGGGAAGGGGAATGGTACTGCTCCTCCCTGAGCGGGCAGGCTGGCCCGGCGCGTACGCTGATGCTGCAGGTGCAGGACGTAACGGAGCGGCACCGCGCGCAGGAGACGCAGCGTCTGCTGGTCGGCGAACTGAACCACCGGGTCAAGAACACGCTGGCCACGGTGCAGGCGATGGCGGGACTGAGCCTGAAGCGCGCCCGATCGCTCGAGCAGTTCGAGGCCAATTTTACCGGGCGGTTGCAATCGCTCGCCCGTGCGCACGCACTGCTGAGTGCGACAACTTGGAGCAGCGCCAGCCTGCACCGCCTGATCTCGGATCAACTGGCTATAGGCACCGTGCCTGACGATCGGCTGAGGCTGAGTGGGCCGGACATCCATCTGCCGCCGGAAACCGCGCTGCGTTTCGCCCTGGTGCTGCATGAATTGGCGACCAACGCCCACAAATATGGTGCCCTGTCGGGTAGCAGTGGGCAGGTGGAGGTCATTTGCGAGGTGCTTGCTGGCACGCTGCAGTTCCGCTGGCACGAAAGCGGTGGCCCGATGATTGAGGCACTGGACCGGCGCGGCTTCGGCTTCGAACTGATTACCGGCAGCCTGCGCCCGTCCGGTGGCAAGGCCGACGTGGAGGTGCGACAAGACGGCCTTACCTGGCACATCGCTCTGCCGATGGAGGCGTTGACGCAAGCTACCGGCGAAGTGGAACCGCATGTGCCGACAGGTTGCGCAGCGATCGCCGCCGCCCTGCAGCCCGTAGGCGCGATCGGTCCGGGCAGCCACATTCTGATCGTAGAGGACGAGCCGCTCGTCGCCATGGAACTGGCGCTGGAGCTGGAGGAGCAGGGCTTTGTCACCGTTGGCCCCGCCACGTCCTGCGATCAGGCTTTGGCCATGATCGCGGCCGAACCGCTGGCGGCGGTCCTGTTGGACGGCAATCTGAACGGCGAGCCGGTGATTGCGGTGGCAGAGGCGCTGGTAGAACGGGGCACGCCTTTCGCCTTCGTCACCGGCTACAGCCTGGATCAGTTCCCGGCCACGTTCCATGACCGGCCGATCCTGAGCAAGCCGTTCACCCCGGCTGACCTGCGGCGAACGCTGGCCCTGCTGAACGGGGTGGAGGCAGAGGTGACTGCCTGA
- a CDS encoding class I SAM-dependent RNA methyltransferase: MPVTGSTSTIVRVAAKGDGVTEDGRHLPLTAPGDVVLADGTVQPGPHRAQPPCRHFGRCGGCQLQHLDEAALAGFVSDRVTLPAQTLAPATTALAHLSPPRSRRRATLHAGGGSVGFREAGSHRIVDMRECHVLAPDLFAAVAPLRRMLASRRGRHAADITLALTDQGVDCTIKGLPIEGLEQTEALIAFAEELALARLTLDQGYGPETFREPQPVTVTLGGMPVPYPSGSFLQATTDGEAALVSAAREWLRGSTQVADLFAGLGTFALALAADGVRTMAVEAARDAHLACRTAAGRARLPVEAVHRDLFRNSLRAEELARFDAVLLDPPRAGAREQVVQLAASGVARIVYVSCNPASWAKDAAVLVQAGWRLAELRPVGQFRWSTHVELASLFVRD; this comes from the coding sequence ATGCCGGTGACCGGGTCCACCAGCACGATCGTCCGCGTCGCCGCCAAGGGTGACGGTGTGACCGAAGACGGGCGTCACCTGCCGCTGACGGCGCCGGGTGACGTGGTGCTGGCGGACGGCACCGTCCAGCCCGGGCCGCACCGCGCGCAGCCACCCTGCCGCCATTTCGGCCGCTGCGGCGGCTGCCAATTGCAGCATCTGGACGAAGCGGCGCTGGCCGGCTTCGTCAGCGACCGGGTAACCCTGCCGGCGCAAACATTGGCACCGGCCACGACTGCCCTGGCACATCTCAGCCCGCCACGCAGCCGCCGCCGGGCGACGCTGCATGCCGGCGGCGGTTCCGTCGGATTCCGGGAAGCCGGATCGCACCGCATCGTCGACATGCGCGAGTGTCACGTGCTGGCGCCCGACCTGTTCGCCGCCGTGGCCCCGCTGCGGCGCATGCTGGCGAGCCGCCGCGGTCGGCACGCGGCGGACATCACGCTGGCCCTGACCGACCAGGGCGTCGATTGCACGATCAAGGGCCTGCCGATCGAAGGGCTGGAACAGACGGAGGCGCTGATCGCCTTCGCCGAGGAGCTTGCGCTGGCGCGCCTGACGCTGGACCAGGGTTATGGGCCCGAAACCTTCCGGGAGCCGCAGCCGGTGACTGTCACGCTGGGCGGGATGCCCGTGCCGTATCCGTCCGGCAGCTTCCTGCAAGCGACGACCGATGGCGAGGCGGCGCTGGTCTCCGCTGCGCGCGAGTGGCTGCGCGGGTCTACGCAGGTCGCGGACCTGTTCGCCGGGCTCGGCACATTTGCGCTGGCGTTGGCGGCGGATGGCGTACGGACGATGGCGGTGGAGGCGGCACGGGATGCGCATCTCGCCTGCCGCACGGCCGCCGGCCGCGCCCGCCTGCCCGTGGAGGCGGTGCATCGCGACCTGTTCCGCAACTCCCTGCGGGCAGAGGAGCTTGCACGGTTCGATGCCGTGCTGCTTGATCCGCCACGCGCCGGCGCGCGCGAGCAAGTGGTGCAGCTGGCGGCAAGCGGAGTGGCACGCATCGTATATGTCAGCTGCAACCCTGCAAGCTGGGCGAAGGATGCGGCGGTGCTGGTGCAAGCCGGCTGGCGTCTGGCGGAGCTGCGGCCGGTGGGGCAGTTCCGCTGGTCCACCCATGTCGAGCTGGCCAGCCTGTTCGTGCGCGACTGA
- a CDS encoding response regulator, whose translation MLPLGTAVWVLYLVPTVLAYTVQRRWAPVIVAGMATVLMVIGFAYAPAGIDAEVALINRGLATATNLLLAAIGFLFVGYRMQNRRQQRLREGEALLARALGGELTPNETAERALRFLVERKGAQVGALYLRDGEQFRRAATYGVPAGAAIPDQIGADDGLLADAVREGRSHVLTPVPVGYLTFGTALGQAEPRSMVVAVSAADGLANGVVELGFVHDTPAKLAEVTEFLDLISGQLAVAFRSALYRMRLQDLLAETQAQASELQAQGEELRATNEELDAQARQLMTSQAQLEDQQAELERNNAQLEEQTQSLEAQRDELARAQASLQNQAGELAQASRYKSEFLANMSHELRTPLNSLLIMARLLADNRGGNLTAEQVRFAETIEGSGNDLLALINDILDISKIEAGRIDLQPRAVDLASTAEKLRGVFGVAAADKGLRFDVTMAPGAPRQLETDPQRLEQILRNFLSNAVKFTAEGSVGLTIGAGRAPGHVALTVRDTGPGIAAEQQEVIFEAFRQADGSISRRFGGTGLGLSISRELARLLGGEILLDSTPGQGSAFTLELPERFSASGAVEPARPLVSRSAGPQRIMPQPGPAAVEQVEDDRGVLAGSKRLILVVEDDPVFARILRDLVQELGFQCLVAGTADEGTLLARQYVPHAVILDMNLPDHTGLSVLDRIKRDVRTRHIPVHVVSVDDDMQAALASGAVGYLFKPVSRDSLVEMLEGLEARMEQRLRRVLVVEDDATQAQSIRHLLASRDVETVEAHDAAECLRLVAEQTFDCMVMDLNLPDMSGLQLLEKLSNDEAFSFPPVIVYTGRDLSGEEELALRRYSKSIIVKGVKSPERLLDEVTLFLHQVVADLPGEQQQMLERAMARDAMLEGRQVLVVEDDVRNIYALTGILEPHGVRLRVARNGREAIEALDKARGEGAMPVDLVLMDIMMPEMDGLTAMRHIRAQPHWQSLPIIALTAKAMERDQADCLEAGANDYLAKPLDVDKLLSLVRVWMPR comes from the coding sequence ATGCTGCCGCTGGGTACAGCCGTATGGGTGCTGTATCTGGTCCCCACAGTGCTCGCCTATACGGTGCAGCGTCGCTGGGCACCGGTGATCGTGGCGGGGATGGCCACCGTTCTGATGGTGATCGGTTTCGCCTATGCCCCGGCAGGCATCGATGCGGAGGTTGCGCTGATCAATCGCGGCCTTGCCACCGCCACCAACCTGCTGCTGGCAGCGATCGGCTTCCTCTTTGTCGGCTATCGCATGCAGAACCGCCGGCAGCAGCGCCTCCGAGAGGGTGAAGCACTGCTGGCCCGCGCACTTGGCGGAGAGCTGACCCCGAACGAAACGGCGGAACGTGCCCTGCGCTTTCTGGTGGAACGCAAGGGGGCGCAGGTCGGCGCGCTGTATCTGCGCGATGGCGAGCAGTTTCGACGCGCGGCCACCTATGGGGTGCCCGCCGGTGCGGCCATACCGGACCAGATCGGTGCGGATGATGGCCTGCTGGCGGATGCTGTCCGAGAGGGTCGCAGTCATGTGCTGACACCCGTACCGGTCGGCTATCTCACCTTCGGCACCGCGCTCGGTCAGGCGGAGCCGCGCAGCATGGTCGTGGCGGTGAGTGCGGCCGACGGCCTAGCCAACGGCGTCGTCGAGCTAGGCTTCGTCCATGATACTCCAGCGAAACTGGCGGAGGTCACCGAGTTCCTTGACCTAATCTCCGGGCAGCTGGCGGTGGCGTTCCGGTCGGCGCTTTACCGCATGCGCCTGCAAGACCTGCTGGCCGAGACGCAGGCACAGGCAAGCGAGCTGCAGGCGCAGGGCGAGGAACTGCGCGCCACCAACGAGGAACTGGACGCGCAGGCGCGGCAGCTGATGACCAGCCAGGCACAGCTGGAAGATCAGCAAGCGGAGCTGGAGCGCAACAACGCCCAACTGGAGGAGCAGACCCAGTCGCTGGAGGCGCAGCGTGACGAACTGGCGCGTGCGCAGGCTTCTTTGCAAAATCAGGCAGGCGAGCTGGCGCAGGCGAGCCGGTACAAGAGCGAGTTCCTGGCCAATATGAGCCATGAGCTGCGTACGCCGCTGAATTCCCTGCTGATCATGGCGCGGCTGTTGGCGGACAATCGCGGCGGCAACCTGACGGCGGAACAGGTACGTTTCGCCGAGACGATCGAGGGATCGGGTAATGACCTGCTGGCCCTGATCAATGACATTCTCGACATCTCCAAGATCGAGGCGGGGCGGATCGACCTGCAGCCGCGCGCCGTCGACCTTGCCTCCACGGCGGAGAAGCTGCGTGGCGTGTTCGGCGTGGCGGCAGCGGACAAGGGCCTGCGGTTCGACGTCACGATGGCGCCCGGCGCCCCTCGGCAGCTGGAGACGGACCCGCAACGTCTGGAGCAGATCCTGCGTAACTTCCTGTCCAACGCGGTGAAGTTCACGGCGGAAGGTTCCGTTGGCCTGACGATTGGCGCGGGCCGGGCGCCTGGACACGTGGCGCTGACCGTGCGCGACACCGGGCCGGGCATCGCGGCCGAGCAGCAGGAGGTGATCTTCGAGGCGTTCCGACAGGCCGACGGCAGTATTAGTCGCCGCTTCGGCGGAACCGGGCTCGGCCTGTCGATCAGCCGGGAACTGGCGCGGCTGCTGGGAGGCGAGATATTGCTGGACAGCACGCCGGGGCAGGGCAGCGCGTTCACCCTGGAACTGCCGGAACGGTTCAGCGCCAGCGGCGCGGTGGAGCCGGCGCGCCCGCTCGTCAGCCGCAGCGCAGGCCCGCAGCGGATCATGCCGCAGCCCGGGCCTGCCGCCGTCGAGCAGGTTGAGGACGACCGCGGGGTACTGGCCGGCAGCAAGCGGCTGATCCTGGTGGTGGAGGATGATCCGGTCTTCGCCCGCATCCTGCGGGATCTGGTGCAGGAACTCGGCTTCCAGTGCTTGGTCGCGGGGACCGCGGACGAAGGCACGCTGCTGGCGCGGCAATATGTGCCGCACGCGGTGATCCTGGACATGAACCTGCCCGATCATACCGGCCTGTCGGTGCTGGACCGAATCAAGCGCGACGTGCGCACGCGGCACATCCCGGTCCATGTCGTGTCGGTCGACGATGATATGCAGGCGGCACTGGCCAGCGGTGCGGTCGGCTACCTGTTCAAGCCGGTCAGCCGCGACTCCTTGGTGGAGATGCTGGAAGGCCTGGAAGCGCGGATGGAGCAGCGCCTGCGCCGCGTGCTGGTGGTGGAGGACGATGCCACGCAGGCGCAGAGCATTCGCCACCTGCTTGCCAGCCGGGACGTCGAAACAGTCGAGGCGCACGACGCCGCCGAATGCCTGCGGCTGGTGGCCGAGCAGACCTTCGACTGCATGGTGATGGACCTCAACCTGCCGGACATGTCGGGCCTGCAGCTGCTGGAGAAGCTGAGCAATGACGAGGCGTTCAGCTTCCCGCCGGTGATCGTCTATACCGGACGCGACCTCAGCGGTGAGGAAGAGCTGGCGCTGCGCCGCTATTCCAAGTCGATCATCGTCAAGGGGGTGAAGTCGCCGGAACGGCTGCTGGACGAGGTGACGCTGTTCCTGCACCAGGTCGTCGCCGACCTGCCGGGCGAGCAGCAGCAGATGCTGGAACGGGCGATGGCGCGCGACGCCATGCTGGAAGGGCGGCAGGTGCTGGTGGTGGAGGACGATGTCCGCAACATCTACGCCTTGACCGGGATTCTGGAGCCGCACGGCGTGCGTCTGCGTGTGGCACGCAACGGCCGGGAGGCGATCGAAGCATTGGACAAGGCGCGGGGTGAGGGCGCCATGCCGGTCGATCTGGTCCTGATGGACATCATGATGCCGGAAATGGATGGCCTCACCGCCATGCGCCACATTCGCGCGCAGCCGCACTGGCAGAGCCTGCCGATCATCGCGTTGACGGCCAAGGCGATGGAGCGTGACCAGGCGGACTGTCTGGAAGCAGGTGCCAACGATTATCTTGCCAAGCCGTTGGACGTGGACAAGTTGCTGAGCCTGGTGCGGGTATGGATGCCGCGCTGA
- a CDS encoding malate synthase G: MARVERAGLRVDAALAEWLEAEVLAPLGLANDGFWHGFAGLLAQFTPENRALLAERAQLQRAIDDWHITRRGQPHDAIAYYAMLASIGYLQPDPAPFVIDAAPIDPEIVTPAPQLVVPVLNARYLLNAANARWGSLYDAWYGTDALGDLPLGDGYEPGRGARVIAAGRAFLDEAVPLATGSWVDLPDVDAIRLSDPAQMVGTTEQGLLLRHRGLHVEVVMDRADPIGRDDRAGIADIRVEAALTTIVDLEDSVAAVDASDKLSAYRNWLGVLRGDLTTSFEKGHERHYRRLAGDLPYTGLDGRPAALKGRSLLFVRNTGLLMTSDAMLLPDGAEVFEGMLDAVITAAIGALDVRGLTRWRNSAAGAIYIVKPKLHGPAECRFVDRLMATVEELLHLPPRTIRLGLMDEERRTSVNLACCIHALRHRLCFINTGFLDRTGDEIHTAMQAGPVVRKGAMKGTAWLEAYERRNVAVGLSCGLAGQAQIGKGMWAAPDRMSAMVREKGAQLLAGASTAWVPSPSAAMLHALHYHAIDVTHARAELPSAPELATLLEIPSQPVVHWSAAEIAEELDGNCQSLLGYVVRWVDAGIGCSKVPDIHDVGLMEDRATLRISAQHLANWLLHGVVSRGEIESALLRMAAKVDAQNAADPTYRPMADIGMAHPALAAAAELVFDGAALPNGYTEPVLHRWRRFVKEEM, encoded by the coding sequence ATGGCGCGGGTCGAGCGGGCCGGGCTGCGGGTCGATGCGGCATTGGCGGAATGGCTGGAGGCCGAGGTGCTGGCACCGCTGGGCCTTGCAAACGACGGCTTCTGGCACGGCTTCGCTGGATTGCTGGCACAGTTCACGCCGGAGAACCGCGCCTTGCTGGCGGAACGGGCACAGCTGCAGCGGGCAATCGACGACTGGCATATCACACGCCGCGGCCAGCCGCATGATGCGATCGCCTACTATGCGATGCTTGCGTCGATCGGCTATCTTCAACCGGACCCTGCGCCCTTCGTCATCGATGCGGCGCCGATCGATCCGGAGATCGTGACGCCTGCGCCGCAGCTGGTGGTCCCGGTGCTGAACGCCCGGTACCTGCTCAATGCCGCGAATGCCCGTTGGGGCAGCCTGTATGATGCATGGTACGGCACCGACGCGCTCGGCGACCTGCCGCTGGGCGACGGCTACGAGCCGGGGCGGGGCGCACGGGTGATTGCGGCCGGGCGCGCGTTCCTGGATGAGGCTGTGCCGCTGGCGACGGGCAGCTGGGTCGATCTGCCCGATGTGGATGCAATCCGCCTCTCCGACCCTGCGCAGATGGTCGGCACGACGGAACAGGGCCTTCTTCTCCGCCACAGGGGCCTGCATGTGGAGGTGGTGATGGACCGCGCCGACCCGATCGGCCGCGACGATCGCGCCGGTATTGCCGACATCAGGGTCGAAGCCGCGCTGACCACCATCGTGGATCTGGAAGATTCCGTTGCTGCGGTCGATGCATCCGACAAGCTCTCAGCCTATCGCAACTGGCTGGGCGTACTGCGCGGTGACCTGACGACGAGCTTCGAGAAAGGGCACGAGCGGCATTACCGGCGACTGGCCGGCGATTTGCCTTATACGGGATTGGACGGCCGCCCGGCCGCGCTGAAAGGGCGCAGCCTGCTGTTCGTGCGCAATACCGGCCTGCTGATGACCAGCGACGCCATGCTGCTGCCCGACGGCGCCGAGGTATTCGAAGGAATGCTGGACGCCGTGATTACCGCAGCAATCGGTGCATTGGACGTGCGCGGCCTGACCCGGTGGCGTAACAGTGCGGCCGGCGCCATCTACATCGTCAAGCCGAAGCTGCACGGCCCCGCGGAATGCCGCTTCGTCGATCGGCTGATGGCGACCGTCGAGGAGTTGCTTCATCTGCCTCCGCGTACGATCCGGCTGGGATTGATGGACGAGGAGCGGCGGACCAGCGTGAACCTGGCGTGCTGCATCCACGCGCTCCGCCATCGGTTGTGCTTCATCAATACCGGCTTCCTGGACCGGACCGGGGACGAGATCCATACCGCGATGCAGGCCGGCCCGGTGGTCCGTAAGGGGGCGATGAAGGGCACGGCCTGGCTGGAAGCCTACGAACGTCGCAACGTCGCGGTCGGGCTTTCCTGCGGGCTGGCAGGTCAGGCGCAGATCGGCAAGGGCATGTGGGCCGCGCCCGACCGGATGTCGGCCATGGTGCGGGAGAAGGGCGCGCAATTGCTGGCTGGTGCCAGCACGGCATGGGTGCCGTCGCCAAGTGCCGCGATGCTGCACGCGCTGCACTACCATGCGATCGATGTGACCCACGCGCGTGCGGAACTGCCGTCTGCGCCCGAACTGGCGACGCTGCTCGAGATCCCGTCGCAGCCGGTCGTCCACTGGTCGGCGGCGGAGATTGCGGAGGAACTGGACGGCAATTGCCAGAGCCTGCTGGGCTACGTCGTGCGCTGGGTGGACGCGGGGATCGGCTGTTCCAAGGTGCCAGACATCCATGATGTCGGCCTGATGGAAGATCGTGCTACGCTGCGCATCAGCGCGCAGCATCTCGCCAACTGGCTGCTGCACGGGGTGGTCAGCCGGGGCGAGATCGAAAGTGCACTGCTGCGCATGGCGGCGAAGGTAGACGCGCAGAATGCCGCGGACCCCACCTACCGTCCGATGGCGGACATAGGCATGGCGCATCCGGCACTGGCGGCGGCCGCGGAACTGGTGTTTGACGGTGCAGCGCTGCCGAACGGGTATACGGAGCCGGTGCTGCACCGCTGGCGGCGTTTCGTTAAGGAGGAAATGTGA